One window of the Bacteroides sp. genome contains the following:
- a CDS encoding glycosyltransferase: MRILFIRVIGKKKFGGGERWVVNTAIALRDRGHQVTVAGRKGGILLWEAAAKELDVLPFHLNALNRLLKTIQLAGFMRKQKVDVVICMSRELSVAGLAARFGGKPAVVRRASSPPSKNSWKIRLRARLFVDGVVTNTATIRDAYEKMGLAEDDFIKVIYNGVLIDDQTPAYDFSKEFPGRTIALCVGRAVADKGYFYLVDALPAIQKACPELLFYVIGDGKDLDRLRQYAKEKGVEHSIHFAGYIHQPVSYYKACDLFVHPSLYEGMPNAPMEAMAYGKPVIMTRVDGAEELSQGGRHAVLIPPADADAISREVIHAMQQPDKMHSMGEAAKTFVREQFGREARITELEQFILERLEKKRRQKKQA, from the coding sequence ATGCGCATACTGTTTATCAGGGTCATAGGCAAAAAGAAATTCGGCGGGGGCGAGCGTTGGGTGGTCAACACGGCCATTGCTCTCCGTGACCGGGGGCATCAGGTTACCGTAGCCGGTCGCAAAGGGGGTATCCTCCTGTGGGAGGCTGCCGCCAAAGAATTGGATGTCCTGCCGTTCCACCTCAATGCCCTGAACCGTCTGCTCAAAACCATTCAGCTTGCTGGGTTTATGCGTAAGCAGAAGGTCGATGTCGTGATTTGTATGAGCCGCGAACTCTCCGTGGCCGGACTGGCTGCCCGCTTTGGCGGGAAGCCCGCCGTGGTGCGCAGGGCCAGCTCACCCCCTTCCAAAAACAGCTGGAAGATCAGGCTGCGGGCACGCCTCTTTGTGGATGGGGTGGTGACCAATACCGCTACCATCCGCGATGCTTATGAAAAAATGGGGCTGGCAGAAGATGACTTTATCAAGGTCATCTACAATGGCGTCCTGATCGATGACCAGACTCCTGCTTACGACTTCTCCAAAGAATTTCCTGGACGCACCATCGCCCTTTGTGTTGGCAGGGCAGTGGCCGATAAAGGGTATTTTTACCTGGTCGATGCCTTGCCGGCCATTCAAAAGGCATGCCCCGAATTGCTGTTTTATGTCATTGGCGATGGAAAGGACCTTGACAGGCTCCGGCAATATGCCAAAGAGAAAGGGGTGGAGCATTCCATCCATTTTGCCGGATATATTCACCAGCCTGTTTCCTATTACAAGGCCTGCGATCTGTTTGTCCATCCTTCCCTCTACGAAGGGATGCCCAATGCCCCGATGGAAGCCATGGCTTATGGCAAACCGGTTATCATGACCCGCGTCGATGGAGCTGAAGAACTCAGCCAGGGTGGCCGCCACGCAGTCCTCATTCCTCCTGCAGATGCGGATGCCATCTCCAGGGAAGTAATACATGCAATGCAGCAACCTGACAAGATGCATTCGATGGGTGAAGCGGCCAAAACATTCGTCAGAGAGCAATTCGGCCGTGAGGCCCGCATAACTGAGCTGGAGCAATTCATTTTGGAGCGCCTTGAAAAGAAAAGAAGGCAGAAAAAACAAGCATAG